In Mangrovibacterium diazotrophicum, one genomic interval encodes:
- a CDS encoding DNA topoisomerase IV subunit B codes for MTPNYDEGSIKTLDWQEHIRKRPGMYIGKLGDGTASDDGIYVLLKEVLDNSIDEFMMGFGKKIEVKVSNELVSVRDYGRGIPLGKLKDVASKMNTGAKYDSEVFKKSVGLNGVGIKAVNALSTTFNIKAFREGQVKEIIFSMGQVVEEKEVTTTEQPNGTEVSFVPDGDIFRNYRFRADYVENMMKNYSFLNAGLVIYCNGERYQSKNGLKDLLEENLDSEPLYPVIHLKGEDIELALTHGNQYGEDYYSFVNGQHTTQGGTHLVAFREAIVKTIRDFYKKDFDPSDIRASIIAAISIKVEEPVFESQTKTKLGSRDIGPDGPTVRNHVVNFVSKELDNYLHKNGDVAEVLLRRIQESERERKAISGIKKLAKQRAKKVSLHNRKLRDCRVHFNSTKDNKAESSIFITEGDSASGSITKSRDVNTQAVFSLKGKPLNTFGLTKKVVYENEEFNLLQAALNIEESMDDLRYNKVIIATDADVDGMHIRLLLITFFLQFFPEVVKKGHLYILQTPLFRVRNKKKTFYCYSDEERVSAIAECGKAAEITRFKGLGEISPDEFKNFIGPDIRLEPVLMKKHESVSQMLEFYMGKNTPERQEFIIGNLYVEKDEV; via the coding sequence ATGACTCCAAACTACGACGAAGGATCAATTAAAACGCTCGACTGGCAAGAACATATCCGGAAAAGACCGGGGATGTACATCGGGAAACTGGGTGACGGTACTGCCAGCGATGACGGGATATACGTGCTGTTGAAGGAAGTCCTCGATAACTCGATTGACGAGTTTATGATGGGCTTCGGGAAGAAAATCGAAGTAAAGGTTTCGAACGAGCTGGTCAGCGTGCGCGACTACGGCCGGGGTATTCCGCTGGGTAAGTTGAAGGACGTTGCCTCGAAGATGAATACCGGTGCCAAATACGATTCTGAAGTCTTTAAAAAGTCGGTGGGTTTGAACGGTGTTGGTATCAAGGCCGTGAACGCGCTTTCTACTACTTTCAATATAAAAGCTTTTCGTGAGGGGCAGGTGAAGGAAATTATTTTCTCGATGGGACAGGTTGTCGAAGAGAAAGAAGTTACAACTACCGAGCAGCCCAATGGTACCGAGGTGAGCTTTGTTCCCGATGGCGATATTTTCCGCAATTATCGCTTCCGCGCCGATTACGTGGAAAACATGATGAAGAATTACTCGTTCCTGAATGCGGGCCTGGTGATTTATTGCAATGGCGAGCGCTATCAAAGTAAGAACGGGTTGAAGGACTTGCTGGAGGAAAACCTCGACTCAGAACCACTTTATCCGGTTATTCACCTGAAAGGGGAAGACATTGAGCTTGCATTGACTCACGGCAATCAGTATGGCGAAGATTATTATTCGTTTGTCAACGGTCAGCACACCACGCAAGGGGGTACGCACCTGGTTGCTTTCCGCGAAGCAATCGTGAAAACCATCCGCGATTTCTACAAAAAAGATTTTGATCCGTCCGACATTCGGGCGTCTATCATAGCAGCGATCAGTATTAAGGTTGAAGAGCCTGTATTCGAGTCGCAGACGAAAACCAAGTTGGGCTCACGGGATATTGGTCCCGATGGTCCGACAGTTCGTAACCATGTGGTCAACTTTGTGAGCAAAGAGCTGGACAACTACCTGCACAAAAATGGCGATGTTGCCGAGGTGTTGTTGCGCCGTATACAGGAGTCGGAGCGCGAGCGCAAGGCCATCTCCGGAATTAAGAAGCTGGCGAAGCAGCGTGCTAAAAAGGTGAGCCTCCACAACCGCAAACTGCGCGATTGCCGGGTTCATTTCAATTCAACGAAAGACAATAAAGCGGAATCGAGCATTTTCATTACTGAGGGTGACTCGGCCAGTGGTTCGATTACCAAGTCGCGCGATGTGAACACACAAGCGGTTTTCAGTTTGAAAGGAAAGCCTTTGAACACCTTTGGCCTGACCAAAAAGGTGGTTTACGAAAACGAAGAATTCAACCTGTTACAAGCAGCTTTGAACATCGAGGAAAGCATGGATGACCTTCGTTACAACAAAGTGATTATTGCAACCGATGCCGATGTGGACGGTATGCACATTCGCCTGTTGTTGATTACATTCTTTTTACAATTTTTCCCTGAAGTGGTTAAAAAAGGGCATTTATACATTCTGCAAACTCCGCTATTCCGGGTACGCAACAAAAAGAAAACATTTTATTGCTATTCGGACGAGGAACGCGTTTCGGCCATTGCAGAGTGTGGCAAGGCAGCGGAGATTACCCGATTTAAGGGGTTGGGTGAAATCTCGCCCGACGAGTTTAAAAACTTCATTGGGCCCGACATCCGTTTGGAGCCGGTGCTGATGAAGAAACACGAGTCGGTGTCGCAAATGCTGGAATTTTACATGGGGAAAAATACGCCGGAGCGACAGGAATTCATTATAGGAAACCTGTATGTGGAAAAGGACGAAGTTTAA
- a CDS encoding Dps family protein, with product METTEKTVSRLGYQTEKSKELVNRMNVLIASYHVHYQKLRNFHWNVTGKDFFDLHEKFEELYDFAKVNIDDLAERARVFGANPMARLSDYLHYSRIAEPEGIPAPERMVEEILSDFEIILSQMINVLDQANETGDVSTVDLVNKMVKSTEKYYWMFSAWSKN from the coding sequence ATGGAAACAACAGAGAAAACAGTAAGCAGATTAGGTTATCAAACAGAGAAATCAAAGGAGTTGGTCAATCGCATGAATGTGCTGATCGCAAGCTATCACGTGCATTATCAAAAATTGAGAAACTTCCACTGGAATGTAACCGGGAAAGACTTTTTTGATTTACACGAGAAATTCGAAGAGCTTTACGATTTTGCAAAAGTGAATATTGATGATTTGGCGGAACGTGCTCGCGTTTTCGGAGCTAACCCGATGGCTCGCCTTTCTGATTATTTGCACTATTCACGAATTGCTGAGCCGGAAGGAATTCCTGCACCGGAGCGCATGGTTGAGGAAATTTTATCCGACTTCGAAATTATTCTTTCGCAAATGATAAACGTACTGGATCAGGCGAACGAAACCGGCGACGTTTCTACTGTTGACCTTGTCAACAAGATGGTGAAATCAACCGAGAAATATTACTGGATGTTTAGTGCCTGGTCGAAAAATTAA